In the genome of Saprospira sp. CCB-QB6, one region contains:
- a CDS encoding S8 family peptidase, with amino-acid sequence MIQKSSLSLLFLLFVLVGAKAQSFNHNLYAVFFTDKEENPYSVLRPWEYLGPDALERRAIAGISIDERDLPLNPQYVEAVTALGVEYWLASKWLNALAIHVEDTAKLAAIRELTFVREIMPLGKKRRLEEVKWHKHFKQEDYNKTEHPLGYSLNQIAMLGGHLLHGLNVKGQGRKVAIFDGGFLNVYRMPAFDSLFANNQIWGTHDFVQGDEFVYEQSTHGTNVLSCMAANLPYLIQGTGPKANYYLFKTEDVGGEFRIEEFNWAAAAERSDSLGIEIINSSLGYTSFNDQSMSYEYKDMDGKTALCSQAADVAVEKGILVINSAGNEGNGPWKYIGAPADAQNVLSIGAVRPNGQKAGFSSFGPTADGRIKPNVVAQGRSAMVAGLNGYSVSSTDGTSFSSPILAGMASSLWSAFPEKNNWEIRHAIEWAGQNSEPDTAIGFGIPNFFTAYISLSETALLITQEGVLQLRDKPLQAANSLRLAVGAPGSVFELRYYNSLGQLLAEQKLEIGEEQLIRFDLPANLPANGIYHLVVDIADYRFYETLGCFQPQQP; translated from the coding sequence ATGATACAAAAAAGCAGTCTTAGTCTTTTGTTCTTGCTCTTCGTCTTAGTTGGCGCAAAGGCCCAGAGTTTTAATCACAACCTTTATGCGGTCTTTTTTACGGATAAGGAAGAGAATCCTTATAGTGTTTTGCGGCCTTGGGAATATCTTGGTCCAGACGCTTTAGAGCGCCGAGCGATTGCGGGCATCAGTATTGATGAGCGTGATTTGCCGCTTAATCCACAGTATGTAGAGGCTGTGACGGCCTTAGGTGTGGAGTATTGGTTGGCTTCTAAATGGTTGAATGCCTTGGCGATTCATGTAGAGGACACGGCTAAATTGGCGGCCATTCGGGAATTAACCTTTGTTCGAGAAATCATGCCATTGGGGAAAAAGCGTCGTTTAGAAGAGGTTAAATGGCACAAGCATTTCAAGCAAGAAGATTATAATAAAACGGAGCATCCTTTGGGTTATTCGCTCAATCAGATTGCGATGTTGGGGGGGCATCTTTTGCATGGACTTAATGTGAAGGGGCAAGGGCGTAAAGTGGCCATTTTTGATGGTGGATTTTTGAATGTTTATCGGATGCCTGCTTTTGATAGTCTTTTTGCGAACAATCAGATTTGGGGCACGCATGATTTTGTGCAAGGCGATGAATTTGTTTATGAGCAGAGCACGCATGGGACCAACGTTTTGTCTTGTATGGCGGCCAATCTGCCCTATTTGATTCAGGGGACGGGCCCCAAGGCCAACTACTACCTCTTCAAAACCGAAGATGTGGGAGGTGAATTTAGAATTGAGGAATTTAATTGGGCTGCGGCGGCGGAAAGGTCGGATAGTTTGGGCATAGAAATCATCAACTCCTCTTTGGGCTATACCTCATTTAATGACCAGAGCATGAGTTATGAGTACAAAGATATGGATGGCAAGACGGCGCTTTGTTCGCAGGCCGCAGATGTGGCTGTAGAAAAGGGAATTTTAGTCATCAATAGTGCGGGAAATGAGGGCAATGGGCCTTGGAAATACATTGGTGCCCCTGCCGATGCGCAGAATGTCTTATCTATTGGAGCGGTTCGTCCGAATGGTCAAAAAGCGGGCTTTAGTTCTTTTGGGCCCACGGCTGATGGTCGCATCAAGCCCAATGTAGTGGCTCAGGGGCGAAGTGCTATGGTAGCGGGGCTCAATGGGTACTCTGTTAGTTCAACAGATGGGACTTCTTTTTCTTCGCCTATTTTGGCGGGTATGGCCAGTAGTCTTTGGTCGGCATTTCCAGAAAAAAACAACTGGGAAATTCGCCATGCTATAGAGTGGGCGGGCCAAAATTCGGAGCCAGATACGGCTATTGGTTTTGGGATACCCAACTTCTTCACGGCCTACATTTCTTTATCTGAAACGGCCTTATTGATTACGCAAGAGGGCGTTTTGCAGCTTCGGGATAAGCCCTTGCAGGCGGCTAATAGTTTGCGTTTGGCGGTTGGGGCTCCTGGCAGTGTTTTCGAGCTGCGCTATTATAATAGTTTGGGCCAATTGCTTGCAGAGCAAAAGCTAGAAATTGGAGAAGAGCAGTTAATTCGCTTTGATTTACCGGCAAATTTGCCCGCCAATGGCATCTATCATTTAGTTGTTGATATAGCTGATTATCGTTTTTATGAAACCTTGGGCTGTTTTCAGCCGCAACAACCCTAA
- a CDS encoding BamA/TamA family outer membrane protein → MRFLLFIILLLSLGYQAQAQLPYVRIDSLILSDIEGGKLRSKPKTVAAYLPFSVGDSFRLNDLQEQLDLAQQSLLNSRLFKTAVVRVKEWEGKSIVLGIELDENLGIYPIPMLELADRNFNVWWKSFNFDLRRVNLGLWGLWRNPGGYNDMLKVIGQVGYSPKVELVYVLPPLRNKNAWGYSIEGLWSNNKELAYGVADNKRLFYRDLDRRGPQFDRLRFRLGLYFRQDVWSQHQLTLGFHNYGVSDSIFAQNADFLLGKARQRDFRLRYSWSKDRRDFRNYPFKGYYLQAETEKKGLGLFNELNQWTLGTKLAYYHKFGNDYWSVGGQLSGKLSLARQKQAFFEQEALGFEEELVRGNQYYVIYGQDYLLWRSDINVKLMEWGAEESPFIALHLRYHLDYGYVWDRFYQEQGSLVNRSLWGTGPAIDLGLLQYRFVLQFEYSLNQSLETAFFFRLKMNL, encoded by the coding sequence ATGCGTTTCCTCCTTTTTATTATCCTGTTGCTGAGTTTAGGCTATCAGGCCCAAGCTCAGCTCCCTTATGTCCGTATAGATAGCCTGATCCTCTCCGATATCGAGGGCGGAAAGCTGCGGAGCAAACCCAAAACGGTGGCCGCCTATCTGCCCTTTAGTGTAGGCGATAGCTTTCGACTTAATGACTTGCAAGAGCAGCTGGATTTGGCCCAACAAAGTCTACTCAATAGCCGCCTATTCAAAACAGCTGTGGTCCGAGTGAAAGAATGGGAGGGTAAAAGCATTGTTCTAGGCATCGAACTAGATGAAAACCTAGGGATTTATCCCATCCCCATGCTCGAACTAGCCGATCGCAACTTTAATGTTTGGTGGAAAAGCTTCAACTTCGATCTCCGAAGGGTGAACTTAGGCCTTTGGGGCCTTTGGCGAAACCCTGGCGGCTATAATGATATGCTGAAAGTGATTGGGCAGGTCGGCTATAGCCCTAAGGTCGAATTGGTCTATGTCTTGCCTCCCTTGCGCAATAAGAATGCTTGGGGCTACAGCATAGAGGGCCTTTGGTCCAATAATAAAGAGCTAGCCTATGGCGTAGCCGATAACAAACGCCTATTTTATCGGGATCTCGATCGAAGAGGACCACAGTTCGACCGCCTGCGTTTTCGATTGGGCCTTTATTTCCGCCAAGATGTATGGAGCCAACACCAACTGACTTTGGGCTTCCACAATTATGGGGTTAGTGATTCTATTTTTGCCCAAAATGCCGATTTCCTCTTGGGCAAAGCCCGACAAAGAGATTTTCGCCTGCGCTATAGTTGGTCCAAAGACCGCAGAGATTTCCGAAACTACCCCTTTAAGGGCTATTACTTACAAGCCGAGACCGAGAAAAAAGGACTGGGTCTCTTCAATGAACTCAACCAATGGACCCTAGGCACTAAGTTGGCCTATTATCATAAATTTGGTAACGATTACTGGAGTGTGGGCGGCCAATTGAGTGGCAAACTGAGCCTCGCTAGACAAAAGCAAGCCTTTTTTGAACAAGAAGCCCTAGGCTTTGAGGAGGAATTGGTCCGAGGCAATCAATATTATGTAATTTATGGCCAAGATTATCTGCTCTGGCGCAGCGATATCAATGTCAAATTGATGGAATGGGGAGCAGAGGAATCCCCTTTTATCGCTCTCCACCTGCGTTATCATTTAGATTATGGCTATGTTTGGGATCGCTTTTATCAAGAACAAGGCAGCCTAGTCAATCGCTCGCTTTGGGGTACTGGCCCCGCTATCGACCTTGGCCTACTGCAGTATCGCTTTGTGCTTCAATTTGAATATAGCCTTAACCAATCTCTAGAAACCGCCTTCTTTTTTCGCCTAAAAATGAATCTCTAG
- the aspS gene encoding aspartate--tRNA ligase, whose product MSKYRSHHCNELNASHLEQEVRLAGWVADIRHLSKSLSFITIRDHYGKTQLVFSEEQGQAFELARSLKPESVILVKGIVRSRGKDVNPDMATGEIEVEVQELTIDSLVEQLPFQLHEQPNEDLRLKYRFIDLRRSELQEALKLRFKLMMEIRTFLAQKGFLEIQTPILTASSPEGARDYVVPSRLYPGQFYALPQAPQQYKQLLMCSGIDKYFQIAPCFRDENARADRSPGEFYQLDMEMAFIEQDELFALLEEMYEYLLPKVTKKKMQQFPFPRIKFNDSMEWYGSDKPDIRFEMKMKELTPLFEHSDFKVYQEMFKTKQVVKAILVEGGADQSRKFFDKAQKEAKEKGAFGIGYLQYKEDEVKGSVAKPLSEEEIAAIAEQMGAKTGDAVILMAGDRNLVNKALGHVRVWVAQQMGLADEDTLAFCWIVDFPMYEYDEEAEKWDFSHNPFSMPQGEMEALDQAAASGNYGDVLAYQYDIVCNGIELSSGAIRNHRPDIMYKAFDIVGYSREVVDERFGHMISAFKYGAPPHGGIAPGLDRMVMIFADKENIREVIAFPLNQQAKDPMMGSPAAITPEQWEELQLQVVPKKEEAK is encoded by the coding sequence ATGTCAAAATATAGATCACATCATTGTAATGAGTTGAATGCTAGCCACCTAGAGCAAGAGGTGCGCCTAGCGGGTTGGGTGGCCGATATCCGCCACCTCAGTAAATCGCTGTCTTTTATTACGATTCGCGACCATTACGGCAAGACCCAATTGGTATTTTCTGAGGAACAAGGCCAGGCTTTTGAACTCGCCCGCAGCCTCAAGCCCGAAAGCGTTATCCTCGTGAAAGGAATTGTGCGCTCTCGTGGAAAAGATGTGAACCCCGATATGGCCACCGGAGAAATTGAGGTGGAAGTACAAGAATTGACCATCGATTCTTTGGTGGAACAACTCCCTTTTCAATTGCATGAGCAACCCAATGAAGACCTTCGCCTGAAGTATCGCTTTATTGACCTGCGCCGCAGCGAGCTACAAGAAGCCCTCAAATTGCGCTTTAAGTTGATGATGGAGATCCGTACCTTTTTGGCCCAAAAAGGCTTTTTGGAAATCCAAACGCCTATTCTCACGGCTTCTTCGCCCGAAGGTGCCCGCGATTATGTGGTGCCCTCTCGCCTTTATCCCGGGCAGTTTTATGCCCTCCCTCAGGCCCCTCAGCAGTATAAGCAGCTGTTGATGTGCTCTGGTATTGATAAGTATTTCCAGATTGCGCCCTGCTTTCGCGATGAAAATGCCCGTGCAGACCGCTCTCCCGGCGAGTTCTATCAGCTAGATATGGAAATGGCCTTTATTGAGCAAGATGAGCTTTTTGCCCTCTTGGAAGAGATGTACGAATACCTCTTGCCCAAGGTGACCAAAAAGAAAATGCAGCAGTTTCCCTTCCCTCGTATCAAGTTCAACGACTCGATGGAATGGTACGGCTCTGATAAACCCGATATCCGCTTCGAGATGAAGATGAAGGAGCTTACCCCTTTGTTTGAGCATTCTGACTTTAAGGTCTACCAAGAGATGTTTAAGACGAAGCAAGTGGTCAAAGCTATTTTGGTGGAAGGCGGTGCCGATCAATCTCGCAAGTTCTTTGACAAGGCCCAAAAAGAGGCCAAGGAAAAAGGCGCTTTTGGTATCGGTTACCTACAATATAAGGAGGATGAGGTCAAAGGCTCTGTGGCCAAACCCCTAAGCGAAGAAGAAATTGCCGCTATTGCCGAGCAGATGGGCGCCAAAACTGGCGATGCCGTTATTTTGATGGCTGGCGATCGCAATTTGGTCAATAAAGCCCTCGGACATGTCCGCGTTTGGGTGGCCCAACAAATGGGCTTGGCCGATGAAGATACCCTGGCCTTCTGCTGGATCGTGGATTTCCCCATGTACGAGTATGATGAGGAAGCCGAAAAATGGGACTTCTCACACAACCCATTCTCTATGCCTCAGGGCGAAATGGAGGCCCTAGATCAAGCCGCCGCTTCTGGCAATTATGGCGATGTCCTCGCCTACCAATACGATATTGTGTGTAATGGTATCGAGCTCTCTTCTGGCGCTATCCGTAACCACCGCCCCGACATTATGTACAAGGCCTTTGATATCGTTGGCTATAGCCGCGAGGTGGTAGACGAACGCTTTGGCCACATGATCTCGGCCTTTAAATACGGCGCTCCCCCCCATGGTGGTATCGCTCCCGGCCTTGACCGTATGGTGATGATTTTTGCCGATAAGGAAAATATCCGCGAGGTGATTGCTTTCCCGCTCAACCAACAGGCCAAAGACCCCATGATGGGTTCTCCCGCAGCTATCACGCCCGAACAATGGGAGGAGCTACAACTTCAAGTAGTTCCCAAAAAAGAAGAAGCCAAATAA
- a CDS encoding ribonucleoside-diphosphate reductase subunit alpha → MQVTKRDGRKEDVSFDKIMRRIYYLCDGLDNRYIDVIEISKKVILGLYDGVSTEVLDKLAAETAASMATEHPDYAILAARISVSDLHKGSSDSFTETMRRLHQYIDPKTGENAQMIADNFMALVEKHSEQLDAAIVHERDYDYDFFGFKTLERSYLMKVNGKIIERPQYMIMRTALGIHGENIEAALQTYKLMSERWFTHATPTLFNSGTPRPQLSSCFLLSMTDDSIPGIFETLSRCAKISQSAGGIGLSIHNIRAKGSYIKGTGGNSNGIVPMLRVYNDTARYVDQGGGKRKGAFAVYLEPWHADVFEFLDLKKNHGKEEQRARDLFYALWIPDLFMQRVEQDAEWTLMCPNECPGLYDSYGEEFEKRYLAYEAEGQGRQTIKARELWMKILESQIETGTPYMLYKDHANRKSNQKNLGVIRSSNLCTEIMEYSSPDEVAVCNLASIALSKFVTEDGQYDFQRLYEVTRIVTRNLNKVIDINYYPIQEAKNSNMRHRPVGIGVQGLADAFLMLRLPFESEEARQLNRDIFETIYFAAMTESCQMAKEEGAYSTYAGSPISQGQFQFDLWDVTPSDRWDWEALRQEILAHGVRNSLLVAPMPTASTSQILGNNECFEPYTSNIYSRRTLSGEYVVVNKHLLKDLIERGYWTQELKEMLIAANGSVQNIEGLPQDIKELYKTAYEIKQRAIIDMSADRGAFICQSQSLNLFVESPNFAKLTSMHFHAWKRGLKTGMYYLRSKAAVDPIKFTLSAKYQQKFVGQNGSNNQALAGRTAAQIEEANSQEGVACSIDNPDDCLMCGS, encoded by the coding sequence ATGCAAGTGACCAAGCGAGACGGCCGCAAAGAAGACGTCAGTTTTGATAAAATTATGCGGCGGATTTATTACCTCTGCGACGGATTGGACAATCGCTATATCGATGTGATTGAGATTTCTAAAAAGGTCATTTTGGGCCTTTATGATGGGGTCTCTACCGAGGTGCTGGACAAGCTAGCGGCAGAAACTGCCGCCTCTATGGCCACCGAACATCCCGATTATGCGATCTTGGCCGCTAGAATTTCGGTTTCGGATCTACACAAGGGAAGCTCCGACTCTTTTACCGAAACCATGCGCCGCCTCCACCAATATATCGACCCCAAAACAGGCGAAAATGCTCAAATGATCGCCGATAATTTTATGGCTTTGGTGGAAAAACATAGCGAGCAACTCGATGCGGCTATCGTGCACGAACGCGATTATGACTATGATTTCTTCGGTTTTAAGACCCTAGAACGCTCTTACCTCATGAAGGTCAATGGCAAAATTATCGAGCGCCCACAGTATATGATTATGCGCACGGCCTTGGGCATTCATGGCGAAAATATTGAGGCCGCCTTGCAAACCTATAAGCTGATGTCAGAGCGCTGGTTTACGCATGCTACGCCCACCTTGTTCAATTCTGGAACGCCCCGCCCGCAGCTCTCTTCTTGCTTTTTGCTGAGCATGACGGACGATTCTATTCCTGGCATTTTTGAAACCCTTAGCCGCTGCGCCAAAATCTCGCAATCTGCTGGTGGAATTGGCCTAAGCATCCATAATATCCGCGCCAAAGGAAGCTATATCAAAGGCACGGGCGGCAACTCGAACGGCATTGTGCCCATGCTTCGCGTCTATAATGATACCGCCCGCTATGTGGACCAAGGCGGCGGAAAACGCAAAGGCGCTTTTGCCGTTTATCTGGAGCCTTGGCATGCCGATGTTTTTGAGTTTTTGGACCTCAAAAAGAACCACGGTAAAGAAGAACAACGCGCCCGCGATCTCTTTTATGCCCTCTGGATTCCCGACCTCTTTATGCAAAGAGTAGAACAGGATGCCGAATGGACCCTGATGTGCCCCAATGAATGCCCCGGCCTGTACGATAGCTATGGCGAAGAGTTTGAAAAACGCTATTTGGCCTATGAAGCCGAAGGCCAAGGCCGCCAAACGATTAAGGCTAGAGAGCTTTGGATGAAAATCCTAGAATCTCAAATCGAAACGGGCACGCCTTATATGTTGTATAAGGACCATGCAAACCGCAAATCAAACCAGAAAAACTTGGGCGTGATCCGCTCTAGTAACCTCTGCACTGAGATTATGGAGTACAGCAGCCCCGATGAGGTGGCCGTCTGTAACCTAGCCTCTATCGCCCTTTCTAAGTTTGTAACCGAAGATGGCCAATATGATTTCCAACGCCTTTATGAGGTAACCCGAATCGTTACCCGCAACCTCAATAAGGTAATCGACATCAATTATTACCCTATCCAAGAGGCCAAAAATAGCAATATGCGCCACCGCCCCGTCGGGATTGGCGTGCAAGGCTTAGCCGATGCCTTCTTGATGCTCCGCCTGCCTTTTGAAAGTGAAGAAGCCCGTCAACTCAACCGCGATATTTTCGAGACGATTTATTTTGCGGCCATGACCGAATCTTGCCAAATGGCCAAGGAAGAGGGCGCTTATTCCACCTATGCGGGCTCGCCCATCAGCCAAGGACAATTCCAATTTGACCTTTGGGATGTGACTCCCTCAGATCGCTGGGATTGGGAAGCCCTCCGCCAAGAAATTTTGGCCCATGGAGTGCGCAACAGCTTATTGGTTGCCCCTATGCCTACCGCTTCCACCTCTCAAATTCTCGGAAATAATGAGTGCTTCGAGCCCTATACCTCCAATATTTATAGCCGCCGCACCCTTTCTGGCGAGTATGTGGTCGTCAATAAACACCTACTCAAAGACCTAATTGAACGTGGATATTGGACCCAAGAACTCAAAGAGATGTTGATCGCCGCCAATGGTTCGGTCCAAAATATTGAGGGACTGCCCCAAGATATTAAGGAGCTCTACAAAACGGCTTACGAAATTAAACAACGAGCCATTATCGATATGTCCGCCGATCGTGGCGCCTTCATCTGCCAGTCGCAAAGCCTCAACCTCTTCGTCGAGAGCCCCAACTTTGCCAAACTGACCTCTATGCACTTCCACGCCTGGAAACGTGGCCTGAAAACGGGCATGTACTACCTCCGCTCTAAAGCCGCAGTAGATCCCATTAAGTTTACCCTCAGCGCCAAGTACCAACAGAAGTTTGTGGGCCAAAATGGCAGCAATAACCAAGCTTTAGCTGGCCGCACCGCCGCCCAAATCGAGGAGGCCAACAGCCAAGAAGGCGTAGCCTGTAGCATCGACAATCCCGACGATTGCTTGATGTGCGGCTCTTAA
- a CDS encoding flavin reductase family protein gives MLKTFQAQEIAKLPKRQRTTFVNHLSGFKSANLVGSISAEGQENLAIFSSAVHLGANPPLIGLISRPFTAEVIRHSLRNIREQKYFSLNQVHQGIYEQAHHSSARYPDGVSEFEATGLHPQYIADFPAPFVQEAQLKIGLRLEEEIPIIKNGTYLIVAAIEYVELPQAAFDEETGQIDLEKMQAVCISGLDSYHKTEQLQRLPYAKPKQ, from the coding sequence ATGCTCAAAACGTTTCAGGCGCAAGAGATTGCCAAGCTGCCCAAGCGGCAGCGCACCACCTTTGTCAACCATCTATCGGGTTTTAAATCGGCCAATTTGGTGGGTAGTATTTCGGCTGAGGGGCAAGAGAACCTGGCTATATTTAGCTCGGCGGTACACTTGGGAGCTAATCCCCCTTTAATTGGCCTTATTTCTCGGCCCTTTACAGCGGAAGTGATCCGTCATAGTCTGCGCAATATTCGGGAACAAAAATACTTTAGTCTCAATCAGGTGCATCAGGGCATCTATGAGCAGGCGCATCATAGCTCGGCCCGTTATCCCGATGGGGTATCAGAATTTGAAGCTACGGGCTTGCACCCCCAATACATTGCTGATTTTCCAGCTCCTTTTGTCCAAGAGGCCCAGTTAAAAATAGGCTTGCGGCTAGAAGAGGAAATCCCCATCATAAAAAATGGGACCTATCTGATTGTTGCGGCCATAGAATATGTGGAGCTGCCCCAAGCCGCCTTTGATGAGGAAACTGGACAAATTGATTTGGAGAAAATGCAGGCCGTTTGTATTTCGGGTTTAGATAGCTACCATAAAACGGAGCAGTTGCAGCGCCTGCCTTATGCTAAGCCTAAGCAATAG
- a CDS encoding NAD kinase: MRIALFSRFLKKEQQQLVQEVFDALARRPEWELYIYQEYYDSFMGRIKINNSFYCFQTHEDFRAAELDCCITLGGDGTILEAVTYVRDTGVPIWGLNMGRLGFLAMIEKHRIEESLQAFEQGALVEDKRVLLQLESSSPLFGSANFALNDFAILKRDTSSMVIIHTYVNGEFLNSYWADGVIVASPTGSTGYSLSCGGPIIFPRSGNFIITPVAPHNLNVRPIVLSDDVVISFEVEGRAEHFLCTLDSRYRAIQASCQLAIRKCDFQTTLLRPDDRNFLYMIRKKLHWGTDSRND, translated from the coding sequence ATGCGTATTGCCCTTTTTAGCCGCTTCCTAAAAAAGGAACAACAGCAGCTGGTTCAAGAGGTCTTTGATGCCCTCGCCCGCCGCCCCGAATGGGAACTCTACATTTATCAAGAGTACTATGACTCTTTTATGGGCCGCATCAAAATCAATAATTCGTTCTATTGTTTCCAAACGCATGAGGATTTTCGCGCTGCCGAACTCGATTGCTGTATTACGCTGGGCGGAGATGGGACCATCCTAGAAGCTGTGACTTATGTCCGCGATACAGGCGTTCCTATCTGGGGCCTCAATATGGGCCGACTAGGCTTTTTGGCCATGATCGAAAAGCACCGAATTGAAGAGAGTTTACAAGCCTTTGAGCAGGGCGCTTTGGTAGAAGATAAACGAGTGCTTTTGCAGCTAGAGTCTTCTAGTCCCCTCTTTGGCAGCGCCAATTTTGCCCTCAATGATTTCGCTATTCTCAAGCGAGATACCTCTTCTATGGTCATTATTCACACCTATGTGAATGGCGAATTTCTCAATTCTTACTGGGCCGATGGGGTCATTGTGGCTAGTCCCACGGGCTCTACGGGCTACTCGCTGAGCTGTGGGGGACCCATTATTTTTCCCCGCTCTGGCAATTTTATTATCACGCCCGTCGCCCCCCACAACCTAAATGTCCGCCCTATTGTCCTTTCCGATGATGTGGTTATCTCTTTTGAGGTGGAGGGCCGAGCCGAGCATTTCCTTTGTACCCTAGATTCTCGCTACCGAGCCATTCAGGCTAGCTGCCAACTGGCTATCCGCAAATGTGATTTCCAAACGACTTTGCTCCGCCCCGATGATCGCAACTTCCTCTACATGATCCGCAAAAAGCTGCATTGGGGGACCGATTCTCGGAATGATTAG
- a CDS encoding ribonucleotide-diphosphate reductase subunit beta → MSVIEPILQENDQRFVLFPIQHDAIWEMRKQALACFWTTDEIDLAADLHDWKKLSANEQHFIKHVLAFFAASDGIVNENLVLNFYRDVQVAEARSFYATQIQIEDIHAETYSLLIDTYIQDSTEKNALFNAMQTLPCVQRKAKWAIKWIEEAPSFAHRLVAFAAVEGIFFSGSFCSIYWLKKRGIMPGLTFSNELISRDEGMHCDFACLLYSMLENPIPAEELRSIITEAVSLEQEFVTEALPVSLIGMNAQLMSQYIEFVADRLLVSLGQSKVYGSSNPFPWMELISLQGKTNFFEKRVGDYQKAGVMAEREKQTFSLDEDF, encoded by the coding sequence ATGTCTGTAATAGAGCCCATTCTCCAAGAAAATGACCAGCGTTTTGTCCTTTTCCCCATTCAACATGATGCCATCTGGGAAATGCGCAAACAGGCCCTTGCCTGCTTCTGGACCACCGACGAAATTGATCTTGCTGCCGATCTACACGACTGGAAAAAACTATCGGCCAATGAGCAGCATTTTATCAAACATGTGTTGGCCTTTTTTGCCGCTAGCGATGGCATCGTAAACGAAAACCTAGTGCTCAACTTCTACCGCGATGTTCAAGTAGCCGAAGCCCGCTCTTTTTACGCTACGCAAATCCAAATCGAAGATATCCACGCCGAAACCTACAGCCTCCTCATAGATACCTACATTCAAGATAGCACCGAGAAAAACGCCCTTTTTAATGCCATGCAAACCCTGCCTTGCGTTCAACGTAAAGCCAAATGGGCTATCAAATGGATCGAAGAGGCTCCCTCTTTTGCCCACCGCCTAGTCGCTTTTGCCGCCGTAGAAGGCATTTTCTTTTCAGGCAGTTTCTGCTCTATTTATTGGCTAAAGAAAAGAGGCATTATGCCCGGACTAACCTTCTCGAACGAGCTCATTAGCCGCGATGAAGGTATGCATTGCGATTTTGCCTGCCTACTTTATTCTATGCTGGAAAATCCCATTCCCGCCGAAGAACTCCGCAGCATTATTACCGAAGCCGTTAGCCTAGAACAAGAATTTGTGACGGAAGCCCTACCCGTTTCGCTCATTGGAATGAACGCCCAATTGATGTCGCAATATATCGAGTTTGTGGCCGATCGCTTACTCGTTTCTTTGGGCCAATCTAAGGTTTATGGCAGTAGCAACCCCTTCCCCTGGATGGAACTCATCTCGCTACAAGGAAAAACCAACTTCTTCGAAAAAAGAGTGGGCGATTACCAAAAAGCTGGCGTAATGGCCGAAAGAGAAAAACAAACCTTCTCTTTGGATGAGGATTTTTAG
- a CDS encoding PaaI family thioesterase, with protein MSKEKIAFVKAHEGKHIEGNISGLGAWLNARILSINEKTGMLQLEFEVRPDMLNPMSSLHGGAISAILDEAMGMQLFVLSEDTAYYATSLQVDFVRAAFEGQKIIAQPELIRIGKRSANMRCLILDEKGEVLAHGSSNYLQIPSS; from the coding sequence ATGTCTAAAGAAAAGATCGCCTTTGTCAAGGCTCATGAAGGCAAACATATTGAAGGGAATATCAGTGGCTTGGGGGCTTGGCTCAATGCTCGAATTCTTTCGATCAATGAAAAAACGGGTATGCTCCAACTAGAGTTTGAGGTCCGCCCAGATATGCTCAACCCCATGAGTAGCCTACATGGAGGCGCAATCTCAGCCATTTTAGATGAGGCCATGGGGATGCAGCTCTTTGTGCTTTCAGAAGATACGGCCTATTATGCAACCAGCTTACAGGTAGATTTTGTGCGGGCCGCTTTTGAGGGCCAAAAAATCATTGCCCAACCCGAACTCATCCGAATTGGTAAGCGCTCCGCCAATATGCGTTGCCTTATCCTAGATGAAAAAGGTGAAGTTTTGGCCCACGGCAGTTCTAATTATCTCCAAATTCCTAGCAGCTAG